A portion of the Vespula vulgaris chromosome 14, iyVesVulg1.1, whole genome shotgun sequence genome contains these proteins:
- the LOC127068840 gene encoding uncharacterized protein LOC127068840: MSLFACCTRPSHRRVEETRQQALTKEAPEISWENTLGAPNGVPFDDDTKDLLKNCLDVSIPSQTTITDIIKRSSTFPINFPINTVRCSALRDRGVGADVLELNANSAYPLIHEAMLPLIARWLKHKRQYGSAIERALYKEMGLIEFIQRLLEKRAVNFFGSDDRYKLIDGKTGVDGWESVGTDYEKEPLVLTKCLSYDEIKLSSMIVVSSHTEFINDGSRENRGVVTSDPDSVQPRGVIMGVVGARFEKPRVMEYQDILITPLQNNMDNGYGPNVEGTTQEKRGLRIIWANFYGEIYHPLYEETVKRIKSKDNKRYLSLTSQTVFDIENYMKRTLLSVEIILLEANTRAEKQNTTAFLHVVGFGLGTWKIIQDQEIYFLKTFEIAIRKMNKKLKYVSDVMFAYFRQQKCGNTGNGDYLGDIKIHFALREPHSKLLRSTDASKLLIVTYAWDGNALPGNEFWSGYLASSGDPAAACSSQIAELHNSWINPRTCGASLHIASAEHGILHISDYARLHLT; encoded by the exons AGTCACCGACGAGTCGAGGAAACTCGTCAGCAAGCTTTGACGAAAGAAGCACCAGAAATCTCATGGGAAAACACATTGGGAGCACCCAATGGTGTGCCTTTCGATGACGACACGAAGGATCTCCTTAAGAATTGCCTCGACGTTTCGATTCCATCTCAAACCACCATAACGGATATCATCAAACGTAGCTCGACCTTTCCTATAAATTTCCCTATAAACACCGTCAGATGTTCAGCATTGAGAGACAGAGGTGTCGGTGCTGATGTATTGGAG ttAAACGCTAATTCGGCGTATCCATTGATCCATGAGGCCATGCTACCACTAATAGCGCGATGGTTAAAGCACAAACGTCAATATGGTAGTGCGATCGAGAGAGCTCTTTACAAAGAAATGGGTCTTATAGAGTTTATTCAACGGCTTCTCGAAAAAAGAGCCGTCAATTTCTTTGGCTCGGACGATCGATACAAGCTCATCGATGGAAAGACCGGTGTTGACGGCTGGGAGAGCGTAGGAACGGATTATGAAAAAGAGCCGCTG GTCCTGACAAAGTGCCTGTCCTACGACGAAATCAAATTGTCGTCAATGATCGTAGTTTCATCTCACACGGAATTCATCAACGACGGTTCTCGAGAAAATAGGGGAGTAGTAACAAGTGATCCAGACTCCGTCCAGCCCCGAGGCGTTATTATGGGCGTCGTGGGAGCAAG ATTCGAGAAACCACGAGTTATGGAATATCAGGATATACTTATAACTcctttacaaaataatatggATAATGG ATACGGTCCAAACGTCGAAGGTACGACACAAGAAAAGCGTGGGCTTAGAATTATATGGGCGAATTTTTACGGAGAAATCTATCATCCGCTTTACGAGGAAACGGTGAAGCGTATTAAATCTAAAGACAATAAAAGATATCTATCGCTTACGAGTCAGACAGTTTTCGACATTGAAAATTACATGAAAAGAACTCTTCTATCGGTTGAAATAATACTTTTAGAAGCGAATACTAGAGCCGAAAAACAAAATACCACTGCTTTTCTTCACGTTGTTGGATTCGGTCTTG GAACATGGAAGATAATACAAGatcaagaaatatatttcttaaagaCCTTTGAGATAGCAATTAGAAAGATGAACAAGAAATTGAAATACGTATCAGACGTGATGTTCGCTTACTTTAGACAACAGAAATGTGGGAACACAGGAAACGGCGATTATCTTGGAG ATATCAAGATCCATTTTGCTCTGAGAGAACCTCATAGTAAATTATTGAGATCGACGGATGCAAGCAAGTTACTGATCGTAACTTATGCTTGGGACGGAAACGCTCTACCAG GGAACGAATTTTGGAGCGGTTATCTCGCATCGAGTGGAGATCCAGCAGCAGCATGCAGCAGTCAAATAGCAGAATTGCATAATTCTTGGATCAATCCAAGAACTTGCGGTGCTAGTTTACACATCGCATCTGCCGAGCATGGAATTTTGCACATATCCGACTACGCGAGACTTCATCTTACTTAg